The following coding sequences lie in one Silvanigrella aquatica genomic window:
- a CDS encoding YraN family protein has translation MDTAYKKKLGSWGEERVDLWMQQNNWHPKEKNLRIHKGEIDRVYFFKSGEGIKKYCIAEIKTNIIHSKKSFLELFNEVGIKKYLKQRQIQNIYKFGEMYLANGKKNIYLRIFIVLKFNQKLKIKNTIHKNSPIKICLIHHEYIILSIEPEFTNINSRKSLLQIKI, from the coding sequence ATGGATACTGCATACAAAAAAAAACTCGGCAGCTGGGGTGAAGAAAGGGTTGACCTCTGGATGCAACAAAACAACTGGCACCCTAAGGAGAAAAACTTGAGAATTCATAAAGGAGAAATTGATCGCGTATATTTTTTTAAGTCCGGGGAAGGAATTAAAAAATACTGTATTGCTGAAATAAAAACAAATATTATTCATTCAAAAAAATCATTTTTAGAGCTATTTAACGAAGTCGGTATTAAAAAATATCTAAAACAAAGGCAAATTCAAAACATTTATAAATTTGGTGAAATGTATTTAGCAAATGGAAAAAAAAATATTTATCTCAGAATTTTTATTGTCTTAAAATTTAATCAAAAGTTAAAAATAAAGAATACCATTCACAAGAACAGTCCTATCAAAATTTGTTTGATTCATCATGAATATATCATACTATCTATTGAACCTGAATTTACCAACATCAACTCACGTAAGAGTCTATTACAAATAAAAATATAA
- a CDS encoding histidine decarboxylase, which produces MNAQIFENYESILSDKYKELQKNSKYMIGYPVNEKFNYSILNKFFELSLNNAGDPFNNSNYKLNTHEFESEVVSFIANLYYKNENFWGYITNGGTEGNLFGLHVGRLCYPDGIVYYSEHSHYSIPKAVSITRSQFESIPVLENGELNYNILEEKIHSHSKKPVIIMANLGTTMTGAIDNLEKIKCILERNRVSKYYIHCDAAFHGLILPFCEMDKPIKLDEIHSISISGHKFIGSPIPCGVFLTHQSIMNDIKNFIEYIKSSDSTLTGSRNAITPLILWCAIQQHSHLKLKHIVEESLEKAKYTRDKMVNNGINAWINQYSPIVVFPRPKDDVIKKWTLAPYNEIAHMITLPHVSYKVIDNFIEDLLL; this is translated from the coding sequence ATGAACGCTCAAATTTTTGAGAATTATGAATCTATATTGTCAGATAAATACAAAGAATTACAAAAAAATAGCAAGTATATGATTGGATATCCAGTAAACGAAAAGTTTAATTATTCAATATTAAATAAATTTTTTGAACTTTCATTGAATAATGCAGGAGATCCTTTTAATAATTCGAATTATAAATTAAATACCCATGAATTTGAATCAGAAGTAGTCAGTTTTATTGCTAATCTATATTACAAGAATGAAAACTTTTGGGGATATATTACAAATGGAGGAACCGAAGGAAATTTATTTGGCCTTCATGTAGGAAGATTATGTTATCCTGATGGTATTGTTTATTATAGTGAGCATAGTCATTATAGTATTCCAAAGGCAGTTTCAATAACGCGAAGTCAATTTGAGTCTATCCCTGTATTAGAAAATGGTGAATTAAATTATAATATTTTAGAAGAAAAAATTCATTCTCATTCTAAAAAACCAGTTATTATTATGGCAAATTTAGGCACTACAATGACAGGTGCTATTGATAATTTAGAAAAAATTAAGTGTATTTTAGAAAGAAATAGAGTTAGCAAATACTATATTCATTGTGATGCTGCTTTTCATGGTCTTATATTGCCTTTCTGTGAAATGGATAAACCAATTAAATTAGATGAAATTCATAGTATTTCTATAAGTGGTCATAAATTTATTGGTTCTCCTATACCATGCGGCGTTTTTTTAACCCATCAATCTATAATGAACGATATTAAAAATTTTATAGAGTATATTAAAAGTAGTGATTCTACCTTAACGGGATCTAGAAATGCTATTACACCTTTAATTTTATGGTGTGCTATTCAGCAACATAGCCATTTAAAATTGAAACATATTGTTGAAGAATCTTTAGAAAAAGCGAAATATACAAGAGATAAAATGGTGAATAATGGAATTAATGCTTGGATTAATCAATATTCTCCAATTGTTGTTTTTCCTAGGCCGAAAGATGATGTTATTAAAAAATGGACATTGGCACCTTATAATGAAATTGCTCATATGATCACGCTACCACATGTAAGTTATAAAGTAATTGATAATTTTATAGAGGATTTATTGTTATGA
- a CDS encoding RsmB/NOP family class I SAM-dependent RNA methyltransferase, whose product MSDISNNLKNYEGRWKHLYKLWRSSLVQESLPQMDRWLAQEFAKSSKYGSRDRRWYSEGIFAGIRYGYFAVFCEEFFKYSLINNDYNKIEFQGFIQNFKKKYSNSNEILSSFRDMSEERFFTWIRLRYLNLNYKFSENISFEFKENNFIDEKNIFDYINHNLKENDSLLAKMIMQSIPLWFSEYIEKRILVSNWDENQIEQFFILLESRPPMWLRLNDAKYLKDILTELENNGYKAEIFDENTLKVIEGKGGIFALNTFRSGYFEIQDLASQQIGQHVEAKMGQFVWDSCAGGGGKTQQIASYLKNKGVIYASDIREYKLEELKKRSKKSGFFNIRCVSWNGEGLPKFQREIENNKGFDWVLIDAPCSSSGTWRRNPDSKYRATKENLKSLCDLQLKILQTASCAVRPLGNLVYSTCSWIYDENENIIEQFLSHNSNFTLEKQVVVGSPLQNADTMFVAVLKKISD is encoded by the coding sequence ATGTCTGACATATCAAATAATTTAAAAAACTATGAAGGACGTTGGAAGCACTTATATAAATTGTGGCGTTCTTCTCTTGTACAGGAATCTCTTCCGCAAATGGATAGATGGCTTGCTCAAGAATTTGCAAAAAGCTCTAAATATGGCAGTCGTGATAGACGCTGGTATAGCGAAGGAATTTTTGCAGGAATACGATATGGATATTTCGCCGTTTTTTGTGAAGAATTTTTTAAATACAGCCTGATTAATAATGATTATAATAAAATTGAATTTCAAGGTTTTATACAAAATTTTAAAAAAAAATATTCAAATTCAAATGAAATTTTAAGTTCATTTCGTGATATGTCTGAGGAAAGATTTTTTACTTGGATTCGCTTAAGATATTTGAATTTAAATTATAAATTTTCTGAAAATATTTCCTTTGAATTTAAAGAAAATAATTTTATAGATGAAAAAAATATTTTTGATTATATTAATCATAATCTTAAAGAAAATGATTCGCTTTTAGCGAAAATGATTATGCAAAGTATTCCTCTTTGGTTTTCAGAATATATTGAAAAAAGAATTTTGGTATCTAATTGGGATGAAAATCAAATAGAACAATTTTTTATCTTACTTGAATCGCGTCCTCCCATGTGGCTTCGCTTAAATGATGCAAAATATTTAAAAGATATTCTGACTGAACTTGAAAATAATGGATATAAAGCAGAAATTTTTGATGAGAATACTTTAAAAGTCATTGAAGGAAAAGGTGGTATTTTTGCTTTAAATACTTTTCGCTCAGGGTATTTTGAAATTCAAGATTTGGCAAGTCAGCAAATTGGGCAACACGTTGAAGCAAAAATGGGGCAATTTGTTTGGGACTCCTGTGCCGGAGGCGGTGGGAAAACGCAACAAATAGCAAGTTATTTGAAGAATAAAGGCGTTATTTATGCCTCAGACATTCGTGAATATAAATTAGAAGAGCTTAAAAAGAGATCTAAAAAAAGTGGTTTTTTTAATATTCGTTGTGTTTCTTGGAATGGAGAGGGATTACCAAAATTTCAAAGAGAAATTGAAAATAATAAAGGATTTGATTGGGTATTAATTGATGCTCCTTGTTCTTCTTCGGGAACATGGCGCCGTAATCCAGATTCAAAATATAGGGCAACAAAAGAAAACTTAAAGAGTTTATGTGATTTGCAATTGAAAATATTACAGACGGCAAGTTGTGCTGTGCGTCCACTTGGAAATTTAGTTTATTCAACTTGCAGTTGGATTTATGATGAGAATGAAAATATTATTGAACAATTTTTAAGCCATAATTCTAATTTCACTCTTGAGAAACAGGTTGTAGTTGGCTCACCTCTCCAAAATGCAGATACCATGTTTGTAGCGGTATTGAAAAAAATTTCTGATTAA
- the trxB gene encoding thioredoxin-disulfide reductase, with the protein MEKVVIIGSGPSGLTSAIYCARAALSPVVICGMQPGGQLTTTSVIENWPGFIDGIDGNKLMSDMRQQAEKVGAKMLNGSVSKVEKTNHGTFIIKRDYEEDIETKVLIIATGASAITLPLPNKDKLMGYGLSTCAVCDGFFYRNKKVAVVGGGDSAMEEATYLSKLANEVVLIHRNDKFRASKAMQERVIANPKIKIIYNTAVIDTLADDKGLTGIIVKDSSGKTDNIHVDGLFMAIGHHPNTDFVKGLVEMDEKGYLLTHNGTHTNIPGIFAAGDVEDKLYRQAITAAGRGCQAALQAEKYIEGMEH; encoded by the coding sequence ATGGAAAAAGTGGTAATTATCGGTTCCGGTCCGTCCGGCTTAACTTCAGCAATTTATTGTGCCAGAGCGGCACTATCTCCTGTTGTTATATGCGGAATGCAGCCTGGGGGGCAGCTTACCACGACAAGTGTTATAGAAAACTGGCCAGGTTTTATTGATGGAATTGATGGTAATAAATTAATGAGTGATATGCGCCAACAAGCTGAAAAAGTAGGTGCAAAAATGCTTAATGGCTCTGTTTCTAAAGTAGAAAAAACAAACCATGGTACTTTTATTATTAAAAGAGATTATGAAGAAGACATTGAAACAAAAGTACTTATTATTGCCACAGGAGCATCGGCAATCACGTTACCTTTACCAAATAAAGATAAGCTTATGGGATATGGTTTATCGACGTGTGCAGTCTGTGACGGCTTTTTTTATCGTAATAAAAAAGTAGCTGTTGTGGGTGGTGGTGACAGCGCTATGGAAGAGGCAACTTATCTTTCAAAATTAGCCAATGAAGTTGTTTTAATACACAGAAATGATAAATTCCGTGCTAGCAAAGCTATGCAAGAGCGCGTTATTGCAAATCCTAAAATTAAAATAATTTATAATACGGCAGTTATTGATACATTAGCTGACGATAAGGGGTTAACAGGAATTATTGTGAAAGACAGTTCTGGAAAAACAGATAACATCCATGTTGACGGATTATTTATGGCTATAGGTCATCACCCCAATACTGATTTTGTAAAAGGGTTGGTTGAAATGGATGAAAAAGGATATTTGTTGACGCATAATGGAACACATACCAATATTCCGGGAATTTTTGCAGCAGGAGATGTTGAAGATAAACTTTATCGTCAGGCAATTACAGCTGCTGGAAGAGGATGTCAAGCCGCTCTTCAAGCAGAAAAATACATTGAGGGTATGGAACATTAA
- the der gene encoding ribosome biogenesis GTPase Der — MTLRTYTRLVALVGRPNVGKSSLFNRIIRERKSLVHNEPGVTRDRIFGRAEHEGEAFYICDTGGFEPTSKDNIKIQLVEQAEIAIEEAETVIFVVDGREGIHPVDSELIRRLRKSEKNFIVCVNKCDLPKDDIFIEEFRKLGVPGIYPVSAEHNRGIGNLLDAATAIFAHGPQEKKEDPENPPIKLSIIGRPNVGKSSILNRLVGETRSIVDARPGTTRDTVDAGIKYHGRELRVIDTAGIRRKSRMADKLERFSAFRSVACLEDADISILVINAEDGATDGDARVAGYAFEMRKPILIVVNKWDLIENKTSKTVNEFTEKLHLDLRYLRYAPVVFVSALENLRVSKLIPMCIDLYDQSKRRNSTSQVNNVLKEVLLKHTPPMLKNKSKRIKFFYATQVGVLPPRFVIFCSHPQDLHFSYKRFVENAFREAFNYKDIPISIVFRERSRSPLDENGERTKNTKAARFQKDRNYDDDIRSMNFDDMKALDGSEIEFVDDESEE; from the coding sequence ATGACTCTAAGAACCTATACGCGATTGGTAGCCCTTGTCGGTCGCCCCAATGTCGGAAAAAGCTCGTTGTTTAACCGTATTATCCGCGAACGCAAAAGCCTTGTGCACAATGAACCCGGGGTCACACGTGATCGCATTTTTGGGCGCGCAGAGCATGAGGGTGAAGCCTTTTATATCTGTGATACAGGTGGTTTTGAGCCCACATCAAAGGATAACATAAAAATACAATTGGTTGAGCAAGCTGAAATTGCTATTGAAGAAGCTGAAACCGTTATTTTTGTTGTTGATGGGCGTGAAGGCATTCACCCTGTCGATAGTGAACTTATCCGTCGTCTTAGAAAATCTGAAAAGAACTTTATTGTTTGTGTGAATAAGTGCGATCTTCCCAAAGATGATATTTTTATTGAAGAATTTAGAAAATTAGGTGTTCCCGGTATTTATCCTGTGAGTGCTGAGCATAACAGAGGGATTGGCAACTTACTTGATGCGGCCACAGCCATATTTGCTCATGGGCCTCAAGAGAAAAAAGAAGATCCTGAAAACCCACCTATTAAATTATCGATCATAGGTCGTCCTAATGTGGGCAAGTCATCGATTTTAAACAGATTGGTTGGTGAAACACGCTCTATTGTAGACGCGCGGCCGGGTACGACAAGGGATACGGTTGACGCCGGAATCAAATACCATGGTCGTGAATTAAGAGTGATAGATACAGCTGGAATCCGTCGTAAAAGTCGTATGGCAGATAAGTTAGAACGTTTTTCTGCATTTAGAAGTGTTGCTTGTCTAGAAGACGCAGATATTTCCATATTAGTTATCAATGCGGAAGATGGCGCTACGGACGGTGATGCCCGCGTTGCAGGATATGCCTTTGAGATGCGTAAACCTATTTTAATTGTTGTCAATAAATGGGATTTAATTGAAAATAAAACCTCTAAAACAGTTAATGAATTTACGGAAAAACTTCATTTAGATTTAAGATATTTGCGTTATGCGCCCGTTGTTTTTGTAAGTGCACTTGAAAATTTAAGAGTGAGTAAGCTTATTCCCATGTGTATTGATCTTTATGATCAAAGCAAGAGAAGAAATTCTACATCTCAAGTAAACAATGTTTTAAAAGAAGTTCTTTTAAAACATACACCTCCTATGTTGAAAAATAAATCAAAGAGAATTAAATTCTTTTATGCGACTCAAGTTGGAGTTTTACCTCCTCGCTTTGTTATATTTTGTTCACATCCTCAGGATCTCCATTTTAGTTATAAAAGATTTGTTGAAAATGCTTTCCGTGAAGCTTTTAACTATAAAGATATTCCTATTTCAATTGTATTTCGTGAACGATCTCGTTCTCCATTAGATGAAAATGGAGAAAGAACAAAAAATACGAAAGCAGCTCGTTTTCAAAAAGATAGAAATTACGATGATGATATTCGCTCTATGAACTTTGATGATATGAAGGCCTTAGATGGTTCTGAAATCGAATTTGTCGATGATGAGTCTGAGGAATAA
- the fabG gene encoding 3-oxoacyl-[acyl-carrier-protein] reductase, whose protein sequence is MENIAKKENENTNIAQIIRNIYASSLLNGKVALVTGGSRGIGRAIAVALGALGAKVIVNYAGNSQAAEATVSEIMQNGGMATCVKFDVSDFNLVQESIKVLEKEHGGIDILVNNAGVSKDNLFVKFKEEEWDTTLDTNLKGAFNCARAVAMGMMRKRAGKIINISSVVGLMGNAGQSAYSASKAGLIGLTKSLALELAGRNVQINAIAPGYISTDMTDALNEEVLKKIIEKIPADKVGEPIEIAKAVVFLASSSSSYITGQTLSVDGGMIMR, encoded by the coding sequence ATGGAAAATATTGCAAAAAAAGAAAATGAAAACACAAATATTGCTCAAATTATACGCAATATTTACGCATCCAGCCTATTAAATGGAAAAGTTGCACTTGTGACGGGCGGCTCCCGCGGCATTGGCAGAGCTATCGCGGTGGCTTTAGGAGCTCTTGGCGCCAAAGTCATTGTGAATTATGCAGGCAATTCCCAAGCAGCAGAAGCAACCGTATCTGAAATTATGCAAAATGGGGGCATGGCAACATGCGTCAAGTTTGATGTTTCCGACTTTAATCTTGTGCAAGAAAGTATCAAAGTTCTCGAAAAAGAGCATGGCGGCATTGACATTCTTGTCAATAATGCGGGTGTCTCTAAAGATAATCTATTTGTAAAATTTAAAGAAGAAGAATGGGATACGACTTTAGATACAAATTTAAAAGGAGCCTTTAACTGCGCGCGCGCTGTTGCTATGGGTATGATGCGCAAACGTGCAGGTAAAATTATCAATATATCTTCCGTAGTGGGATTAATGGGAAATGCAGGACAATCGGCTTACTCTGCAAGTAAAGCAGGCTTAATTGGACTCACAAAATCTCTGGCACTGGAGCTTGCAGGAAGAAATGTTCAAATAAATGCTATTGCACCAGGCTATATTTCGACAGATATGACGGATGCTCTTAATGAAGAAGTGCTTAAGAAGATTATTGAAAAAATTCCAGCCGATAAAGTAGGTGAACCCATTGAAATTGCCAAAGCGGTTGTATTTTTAGCAAGCTCTTCATCAAGCTACATTACAGGACAAACTCTATCTGTTGATGGCGGCATGATAATGCGATAA
- a CDS encoding Spy/CpxP family protein refolding chaperone: MKNKYFVASLVLGMLLPVALAGAKSSEPMDEGQMMAAYMPHPPEKQFEKLGLNPEQKEKIKKIIEDNSSEMKKMHKDISEKMKAFREAYSDNKKTDEDLKIIHSEIEKNHGEIIAQHFNMMLKIRPILNEEQRKKFFENMKKGMKNHKHEKNKEE; encoded by the coding sequence ATGAAAAATAAGTATTTTGTGGCTTCACTCGTATTAGGAATGCTTTTACCTGTAGCTCTTGCAGGAGCAAAATCTTCTGAGCCTATGGACGAGGGGCAAATGATGGCGGCATATATGCCTCATCCCCCCGAAAAGCAATTTGAGAAATTAGGGTTAAATCCAGAGCAAAAAGAAAAAATAAAAAAGATAATTGAAGATAATAGCTCCGAAATGAAGAAAATGCATAAGGATATTTCGGAAAAAATGAAAGCTTTCCGTGAAGCCTATTCGGATAATAAAAAAACTGATGAAGATTTAAAAATTATCCACTCTGAAATTGAAAAGAATCATGGGGAAATTATTGCGCAACATTTTAATATGATGTTAAAAATAAGACCTATATTAAATGAAGAACAGCGCAAAAAATTCTTTGAAAATATGAAAAAAGGTATGAAAAACCATAAACACGAGAAAAATAAAGAAGAGTAA
- a CDS encoding CCA tRNA nucleotidyltransferase, which produces MKHKALFKNKVFSPYSKVRNSKLYNTARQICSILKKNQYEAYLVGGAVRDLLLKPNAIPKDLDIATSASPEEICRIFQNSKFVGEAFGVCLVTLNNLSFEVTSYRKEGKYLDKRRPESISKGTFEDDSKRRDFTINCLYFDPIKNEIRDPQKGFTDLKNKIIRCVGQAEDRLNEDALRILRMARFAANLNFNIEKESLSAAKKYAEGIHQLSKERILLEFQKIKLGRFYYFAEYLNSILDLNEMLSDKIKMKHITDDSILHNKHYVSKIKIDTQYPFFNFLKYFLFKHTIDLNKTDNFEKTLEKWPLCTEDKKICTIFMNCIKLKNNMSKNIEVELLDFIFFEQLQTINSITKNIPYGVLINLSLFIKDSLLIETLYKYIDIYSKKITFQVNTKEIIKEVEKNNLDKKYISAISKYLHYINFKKGIVPEIDTIIQFKKTFFIDYFKIGSI; this is translated from the coding sequence GTGAAACATAAAGCGCTTTTTAAAAATAAGGTTTTTTCCCCTTATTCTAAGGTAAGAAACTCAAAACTATACAACACTGCAAGACAAATATGCAGCATTCTTAAAAAAAACCAATATGAAGCCTATCTGGTAGGGGGGGCTGTCCGCGATCTCCTGCTCAAGCCCAATGCCATTCCAAAGGATCTTGATATCGCCACTTCTGCTTCTCCTGAAGAAATATGCAGAATATTCCAAAATTCAAAATTTGTCGGTGAAGCATTTGGAGTCTGTTTAGTTACATTAAATAATTTGTCATTTGAGGTCACTAGTTATAGAAAAGAAGGAAAATATTTAGATAAAAGAAGACCCGAAAGTATTTCAAAAGGCACTTTTGAAGATGATTCAAAAAGAAGAGATTTTACTATTAATTGCCTCTATTTTGATCCTATTAAAAATGAAATTCGAGATCCCCAAAAAGGATTTACCGATCTCAAAAACAAAATAATTCGTTGCGTAGGACAAGCAGAAGACAGATTAAATGAAGACGCACTCAGAATATTAAGAATGGCGCGTTTTGCGGCAAATCTTAATTTTAACATTGAAAAAGAAAGTCTATCTGCGGCAAAAAAGTATGCTGAGGGAATTCATCAGCTCAGCAAAGAAAGAATATTATTAGAATTTCAAAAAATAAAATTAGGACGCTTTTATTATTTTGCTGAATATTTAAACTCAATACTTGATCTCAATGAAATGCTATCTGATAAAATAAAAATGAAACATATTACTGATGACTCCATTTTACACAACAAACATTATGTTAGCAAAATCAAAATTGACACACAATATCCCTTTTTTAATTTTTTAAAATATTTTTTATTCAAACACACAATTGACTTAAATAAAACTGATAATTTTGAAAAAACCCTTGAAAAATGGCCTTTATGCACTGAAGACAAAAAAATCTGCACAATTTTTATGAATTGCATTAAATTAAAAAATAATATGTCTAAAAATATTGAAGTGGAACTTCTCGACTTTATATTCTTCGAACAATTACAAACAATTAACTCAATTACAAAAAATATCCCATATGGCGTTTTAATAAATTTATCTCTATTCATAAAAGATAGTTTATTGATTGAAACATTATATAAATATATCGATATATACTCTAAAAAAATTACATTTCAAGTTAATACTAAAGAAATAATTAAAGAAGTAGAAAAAAACAATCTCGATAAAAAATATATTTCTGCAATTTCAAAATATTTACATTACATTAATTTTAAAAAAGGTATTGTTCCTGAAATTGATACCATAATTCAATTTAAAAAAACTTTTTTTATAGACTATTTTAAAATTGGCTCAATATAA
- the nusA gene encoding transcription termination factor NusA, giving the protein MQIDLKRVIETVGKEKNIDRQLLIGALREAVLTAARKHFGDCVFETRFNEETEEIELIRYRTVVADEELANISKQIPASEALAMDDSLQVGDEIGEPLPTDQLGRIAAQAAKQAIVQKVMEAEKEKVVREFRDKKHQTVTGQVRRFDKADIIVDLGPTEGVLPVREQIPGEKYKIRDKVIAFVVDVKKSTRGPQVMLSRAHPELLIRLFEQEVTEISEGIVVIQSAARDPGSRSKIAVYSTEPSIDPVGACVGIKGARVQAIVQELRGEKIDIIPYDRDPARFVCNALAPSEPSKVIVNERLHIMEVVVPDEHLSLAIGKRGQNVRLAAQLTGWKVDIRSESKMRELVQEYKNVIAQIPALGEMRAEILVNEGYKDPADISRMDHRTLVKLLRLTPEEADQVLQGAAELAAAQASQNPDANADEDLEEFHLGEPIIDEETSESEEAEAAIDDIVAKTRPQPLLDPDRVDVKTVPVERLRYWMQLKGVAEQIAAVIHTAGFADFNSVASSNADEIAYKTGLPVKLSGKLHAETAKIIGN; this is encoded by the coding sequence ATGCAAATAGATTTGAAGCGTGTTATTGAAACTGTTGGTAAAGAAAAAAATATTGATCGTCAACTTCTTATTGGCGCATTAAGGGAAGCGGTACTTACTGCGGCGCGCAAGCATTTTGGTGATTGCGTATTTGAAACGCGCTTCAATGAAGAAACCGAAGAAATTGAACTTATTCGCTATAGAACAGTTGTGGCTGATGAAGAACTTGCAAACATAAGCAAGCAAATTCCCGCATCAGAAGCTCTTGCTATGGATGATTCCTTGCAAGTTGGTGACGAAATTGGAGAGCCTCTTCCGACCGATCAATTGGGTCGTATTGCCGCACAAGCTGCAAAACAAGCTATTGTTCAAAAAGTGATGGAAGCGGAAAAGGAAAAAGTTGTTCGCGAATTTCGCGATAAAAAGCATCAAACTGTGACAGGTCAAGTACGCCGTTTTGATAAGGCAGATATCATTGTTGATCTCGGTCCTACGGAAGGTGTTTTACCTGTTCGCGAGCAAATTCCAGGCGAAAAATACAAAATTAGAGACAAAGTCATCGCCTTTGTTGTCGATGTCAAAAAATCAACGCGAGGCCCTCAGGTTATGTTGAGCCGCGCTCACCCTGAACTCCTCATTCGCTTATTTGAGCAAGAAGTAACTGAAATTTCTGAAGGAATTGTGGTTATTCAAAGTGCTGCTCGCGACCCTGGAAGCCGTTCGAAAATTGCGGTTTATAGCACAGAGCCTTCTATCGATCCCGTAGGGGCGTGTGTTGGTATTAAAGGCGCGCGCGTTCAAGCTATTGTTCAAGAGCTTCGTGGTGAAAAAATTGATATCATCCCATACGATCGCGATCCAGCTCGTTTTGTTTGTAATGCTTTGGCTCCTTCTGAGCCCTCTAAAGTGATTGTGAATGAACGTCTTCATATTATGGAAGTTGTTGTGCCCGATGAACATCTTTCCCTTGCTATTGGTAAAAGAGGGCAAAATGTGCGTCTTGCAGCACAGCTAACAGGTTGGAAAGTGGACATTCGCTCTGAATCCAAAATGCGTGAGCTTGTTCAAGAATATAAAAATGTGATTGCGCAAATTCCAGCATTAGGCGAAATGCGTGCTGAAATTTTAGTAAATGAAGGCTATAAGGATCCTGCGGATATTTCACGCATGGATCATCGCACTTTAGTAAAACTTCTTCGTTTAACTCCTGAAGAAGCAGATCAAGTATTGCAAGGAGCGGCTGAACTTGCGGCGGCTCAAGCATCACAAAATCCTGATGCCAATGCAGACGAAGATTTAGAAGAGTTTCACTTAGGTGAGCCTATTATTGATGAAGAAACCTCAGAGTCTGAAGAAGCGGAAGCTGCTATTGATGATATTGTTGCTAAAACACGTCCTCAACCCCTTCTTGACCCTGATAGAGTCGATGTAAAAACAGTGCCTGTTGAAAGACTGCGTTACTGGATGCAGTTAAAAGGTGTCGCAGAACAAATTGCGGCCGTAATTCATACCGCTGGATTTGCAGACTTCAACTCTGTTGCAAGCTCAAATGCAGATGAAATTGCTTATAAAACAGGATTACCTGTTAAACTTTCTGGAAAGTTACATGCTGAGACTGCCAAGATTATTGGAAACTGA
- a CDS encoding tyrosine-protein phosphatase: MFRKNKIIILVVVLLGCIFVGVYSIYKWDKSKYEPKLWIGMFDYRLNFRDVGQSLNQCLNKEVFNTGLMYRSNKYFSGWSCDKIQNPQKIYSLNFSPWDPHSYYCEKPDGTRMYGYHPNTTFEISDIEKLENWKRPEFKQSMCVFFKNTIQDLIEKNSFLFHCDVGRDRTGTFAAMMSLIMLEQKKLSNAEMINAIECDYEKTSALEKHKIGRMKNFMEEMQSHGGISKFIEGECHIPFETLSLAASQFIK; encoded by the coding sequence ATGTTTCGGAAAAATAAAATTATTATTTTAGTTGTTGTCTTATTAGGGTGTATATTTGTAGGCGTTTACTCTATTTATAAGTGGGATAAGAGCAAGTATGAACCAAAACTTTGGATTGGCATGTTCGATTACAGACTTAATTTTAGAGATGTTGGACAAAGTTTAAACCAATGCTTAAATAAAGAAGTATTTAATACAGGACTTATGTATCGTTCTAATAAATATTTTTCAGGTTGGAGCTGTGATAAAATTCAAAACCCTCAAAAAATTTATTCCCTAAATTTTAGTCCTTGGGATCCTCACTCTTATTATTGTGAAAAACCAGATGGCACACGTATGTATGGCTATCATCCTAATACAACTTTTGAAATATCAGACATTGAAAAATTAGAAAATTGGAAAAGACCCGAGTTTAAACAGTCCATGTGCGTCTTTTTTAAAAATACAATTCAAGATCTTATTGAAAAAAACTCTTTTTTATTTCACTGTGATGTGGGTCGTGATCGTACAGGCACTTTTGCGGCTATGATGTCTCTGATTATGTTAGAGCAAAAGAAGTTATCCAATGCTGAAATGATTAATGCTATAGAATGTGATTATGAAAAAACCAGCGCATTGGAAAAACATAAAATAGGGCGCATGAAAAACTTTATGGAAGAAATGCAATCCCATGGTGGAATTTCTAAGTTTATTGAAGGGGAATGTCATATTCCATTTGAAACACTTTCTTTAGCAGCAAGCCAGTTCATTAAATAA